Proteins co-encoded in one Scylla paramamosain isolate STU-SP2022 chromosome 43, ASM3559412v1, whole genome shotgun sequence genomic window:
- the LOC135093612 gene encoding spastin-like isoform X2 codes for MPPKSSNPGPGDPLLARQKHHHRKAFEYISKALKIDEENEGNKEAAMDLYRRGIAELESGIAVECVGRGEAYERAQRLQEKMKTNLLMARERLDMLDSRTYKKIPTTRRINALSTKSHTLPRNMGATTNKGATVVKGRAGDSKHPSTPPALRRQGSTGQNGTSSPSSSSPLRRRGSAGSGLGQNGSNGTPKHVPGHRRSASASLKGVDTRLAHSIMDEIIESSSPVSWDDIAGQEIAKKALQEIVILPALRPELFTGLRAPARGLLLFGPPGNGKTMLARAVASESSATFFNISASSLTSKYVGEGEKLVKALFSVARELQPAIIFIDEIDSLLCERREGEHEASRRLKTEFLVEFDGLKSEAEEKILIMGATNRPQELDDAALRRFSKRVYVSLPNKTTRTVLLNKLLSKQKSELSTKDLDSLATLTEGYSGSDLTALAKDAALAPIRELRPDEVVSCDPSEVRGITLSDFKESLKKIRRSVPQASLASYEKWNADYGDISS; via the exons GAAATAAGGAGGCTGCCATGGACCTCTATCGCAGGGGCATCGCGGAGCTGGAGTCTGGCATCGCGGTGGAGTGTGTGGGGCGCGGGGAGGCGTACGAGAGGGCACAGAGGCTGcaggagaagatgaagacaaaTTTACTGATGGCGAGGGAAAGACTGGATATgctgg actccaGAACCTACAAGAAGATTCCAACTACCCGCCGCATCAATGCTCTTAGTACTAAAAGCCATACGCTGCCTCGGAACATGGGCGCCACCACCAACAAGGGCGCCACAGTGGTCAAGGGCCGCGCTGGGGACTCCAAGCACCCCAGTACCCCACCAGCACTCAGACGTCAAGGCTCCACAGGCCAg AATGGCACCTCGTCCCCCAGCAGTTCCTCTCCCCTCAGACGCCGGGGCTCCGCTGGATCGGGGCTGGGGCAGAATGGTTCCAACGGCACTCCTAAGCACGTGCCGGGCCACCGCCGCTCTGCCTCAGCCTCCCTCAAGGGAGTGGACACTCGGCTAGCCCACAGCATCATGGATGAGATCATTGAGTCTTCGTCGCCGGTGTCCTGGGATGATATAGCAGGCCAAGAG ATAGCTAAGAAGGCGCTGCAGGAGATTGTCATCCTGCCTGCACTGAGGCCAGAGCTCTTCACTGGCCTGCGTGCTCCTGCGAGGGGTCTGCTGCTCTTTGGGCCTCCTG GCAACGGCAAAACTATGCTGGCCCGGGCAGTGGCTAGTGAGAGCTCTGCCACCTTCTTCAACATCAGCGCCTCAAGTCTCACCAGCAAGTATGTGGGTGAGGGGGAGAAGTTAGTCAAGGCACTCTTCTCTGTCGCCCGTGAGCTTCAG CCTGCCATCATCTTCATTGATGAGATAGACTCCCTGCTGTGTGAGCGGCGGGAGGGGGAGCACGAGGCCTCACGCAGACTCAAGACGGAGTTTCTGGTTGAGTTTGATGGTCTGAAGTCTGAGGCCGAGGAGAAGATACTCATCATGGGAGCCACTAATCGGCCACAGGAGTTGGATGATGCTGCATTAAG ACGGTTCAGCAAGCGTGTGTACGTGTCGCTGCCCAACAAGACGACCCGCACTGTGCTGCTGAACAAACTGTTGTCCAAGCAGAAGTCTGAACTCAGCACCAAGGACCTCGACTCTTTGGCAACACTGACCGAGGGATACTCCGGCTCAGACCTGACTGCCCTGGCCAAGGATGCTGCCCTCGCCCCCATCagag AGCTGCGGCCAGATGAGGTTGTGTCCTGTGATCCCTCGGAGGTCCGCGGCATCACGCTTTCGGATTTCAAAGAGTCCCTCAAGAAGATCCGTCGGTCGGTCCCACAAGCGTCCCTCGCCTCTTATGAAAAATGGAACGCAGACTATGGAGACATATCCTCGTAG
- the LOC135093612 gene encoding spastin-like isoform X1, protein MPPKSSNPGPGDPLLARQKHHHRKAFEYISKALKIDEENEGNKEAAMDLYRRGIAELESGIAVECVGRGEAYERAQRLQEKMKTNLLMARERLDMLESVVHLHRLELDTPPITLTSFTPPASPSSRKTHSPRRAIVGTRGGLPSAPTHRPRAKVAPQVMGEEVGGRLDRRHQAKPLEDSRTYKKIPTTRRINALSTKSHTLPRNMGATTNKGATVVKGRAGDSKHPSTPPALRRQGSTGQNGTSSPSSSSPLRRRGSAGSGLGQNGSNGTPKHVPGHRRSASASLKGVDTRLAHSIMDEIIESSSPVSWDDIAGQEIAKKALQEIVILPALRPELFTGLRAPARGLLLFGPPGNGKTMLARAVASESSATFFNISASSLTSKYVGEGEKLVKALFSVARELQPAIIFIDEIDSLLCERREGEHEASRRLKTEFLVEFDGLKSEAEEKILIMGATNRPQELDDAALRRFSKRVYVSLPNKTTRTVLLNKLLSKQKSELSTKDLDSLATLTEGYSGSDLTALAKDAALAPIRELRPDEVVSCDPSEVRGITLSDFKESLKKIRRSVPQASLASYEKWNADYGDISS, encoded by the exons GAAATAAGGAGGCTGCCATGGACCTCTATCGCAGGGGCATCGCGGAGCTGGAGTCTGGCATCGCGGTGGAGTGTGTGGGGCGCGGGGAGGCGTACGAGAGGGCACAGAGGCTGcaggagaagatgaagacaaaTTTACTGATGGCGAGGGAAAGACTGGATATgctgg AGTCCGTGGTCCATCTACATCGTCTGGAGTTGGACacccctcccatcaccctcacctccttcaccccccctgcctccccctcctctcgcAAAACCCACTCCCCCCGCCGGGCCATAGTGGGGACCCGGGGGGGGCTGCCGTCGGCCCCCACCCACCGGCCCCGCGCTAAGGTGGCCCCTcaggtgatgggggaggaggtTGGGGGGCGCCTTGACCGACGGCACCAAGCTAAGCCTCTGGAAG actccaGAACCTACAAGAAGATTCCAACTACCCGCCGCATCAATGCTCTTAGTACTAAAAGCCATACGCTGCCTCGGAACATGGGCGCCACCACCAACAAGGGCGCCACAGTGGTCAAGGGCCGCGCTGGGGACTCCAAGCACCCCAGTACCCCACCAGCACTCAGACGTCAAGGCTCCACAGGCCAg AATGGCACCTCGTCCCCCAGCAGTTCCTCTCCCCTCAGACGCCGGGGCTCCGCTGGATCGGGGCTGGGGCAGAATGGTTCCAACGGCACTCCTAAGCACGTGCCGGGCCACCGCCGCTCTGCCTCAGCCTCCCTCAAGGGAGTGGACACTCGGCTAGCCCACAGCATCATGGATGAGATCATTGAGTCTTCGTCGCCGGTGTCCTGGGATGATATAGCAGGCCAAGAG ATAGCTAAGAAGGCGCTGCAGGAGATTGTCATCCTGCCTGCACTGAGGCCAGAGCTCTTCACTGGCCTGCGTGCTCCTGCGAGGGGTCTGCTGCTCTTTGGGCCTCCTG GCAACGGCAAAACTATGCTGGCCCGGGCAGTGGCTAGTGAGAGCTCTGCCACCTTCTTCAACATCAGCGCCTCAAGTCTCACCAGCAAGTATGTGGGTGAGGGGGAGAAGTTAGTCAAGGCACTCTTCTCTGTCGCCCGTGAGCTTCAG CCTGCCATCATCTTCATTGATGAGATAGACTCCCTGCTGTGTGAGCGGCGGGAGGGGGAGCACGAGGCCTCACGCAGACTCAAGACGGAGTTTCTGGTTGAGTTTGATGGTCTGAAGTCTGAGGCCGAGGAGAAGATACTCATCATGGGAGCCACTAATCGGCCACAGGAGTTGGATGATGCTGCATTAAG ACGGTTCAGCAAGCGTGTGTACGTGTCGCTGCCCAACAAGACGACCCGCACTGTGCTGCTGAACAAACTGTTGTCCAAGCAGAAGTCTGAACTCAGCACCAAGGACCTCGACTCTTTGGCAACACTGACCGAGGGATACTCCGGCTCAGACCTGACTGCCCTGGCCAAGGATGCTGCCCTCGCCCCCATCagag AGCTGCGGCCAGATGAGGTTGTGTCCTGTGATCCCTCGGAGGTCCGCGGCATCACGCTTTCGGATTTCAAAGAGTCCCTCAAGAAGATCCGTCGGTCGGTCCCACAAGCGTCCCTCGCCTCTTATGAAAAATGGAACGCAGACTATGGAGACATATCCTCGTAG